The Chionomys nivalis chromosome 6, mChiNiv1.1, whole genome shotgun sequence sequence TGCCTCTGGGGAAATAACTCCCCAGAGACTTTGCTTCAAACTGTGCTGGTCTCCTCTTAGTCATAGATGATTCTTCAGTTCCAGCTGACCAGAAACTAGAGATCCTTAATTCAAATATCCCACATGCTTTTGACAGTTTAAGGGCCTCGCAAGCATCCCTGTGAAATGTCACAAGCCAGGTCTCTGTTATTTCTCACAGCAGTCTCAGCTTACCAGTTCCTAGAAAACATCCCATTGTTCTGAGCACTCTAGCCCAAAGTTCCGAATGCCACCACAATTGCCCCAAATCagcatgaaaaaaacaaacaaacaaacaaacaaaaaaaaacgtcAAAGCGACGTCGCATTGCTAAATTACCAACTTCTGTCCTAGCCtcctttgttgctgtgataaaatatgaggaaaagcaacctggggaggaaggactagcttggcttacacttcagatCAAGTCCTGTCGTTGAGGGAAGCCAGAGCGAGAACTCAAGTCAGGAATGCagtggcaggaactgaagcaggggccactgggaaaagggggaaggtggcttactggcttgctcgtATACtctccaggcccacctgcccagggatgggacTACCCAtagtacggggggggggggggagctctcCCACATCCATCAAGCACTCAAGAAAAtactcttgggctggagagatggctctcagtggataagagcattggctgttcttccaggggtcccgagttcagttcccagcaatcacgTGTTGGCTCACAAGCATTTctaatggaatctgatgccctctcctgtaATGCGGGAGTACAGAcagagcactcacacacatacatacatacatacacacacaaataaatatttttttaaaaaggaaagaaaatgctccacagacatgcccatggccaatctgatggaagcaattcctCAGATGATCTCGGTTTGTGTTGACTTGACAAAAACTAGCCAGCCCAGAGGCTATTTCCCAAGTCTCCTCTTTTATGGCCTGTGGCCCCCGGACAGCACAGCAGTGTGTCCCCAAGGTACATAAAGGGGCCTCATAACATGCTTGGGTGTCTGCTCCCGTGCCAGCTGGACCACCTTACCTAAGCTTTCTGGATTGGAGTTTCCCGATTTTTGTCAAGAAGGTGACCTGAGACTGAAAATACCCACCAGAGGTACCTTTGCCCATCCTGCCTCCCCCAGGGTCCTAATCCCAGCTGCTGACCAACAAcctcccccccttttctttttgcaAATCATGCAGCTCAAGCCTGCTGCCTGTCTGTGCTAGCGCCATGGGCTTCTACCCTCTTGCCAGCAGGTGCTTCTTCGCAGAACCGTGCACCTGTTCGTGCTGGCAGGCCAGCATGGGCAGCCTCTCTGCCTAGACTGTTCCTCCATTCCTTTATTCCTGTACATCAGAGCTGTAGACCAACTCGGCAATAGGGAAACCTACCACACTGACAAAAGAGCTGAAGGGCTGAGTAGCTGAAGCCAGGCACTTCAGAAGCATCCGACCAGTCATGGGTCCTCCTGGACCTTTCATGGTGACTCAGAAGTTCCCAGACCTTCATGAGCCAAGCTCTGGATCCAATCACTGGGTCTATCTCAGAGTCCAGAGCTGAAGACAAGTTCATCCGACCCCCAGACACAGGCCTCATGAGGCAGAGGGCAACCCAGCGTCCTGTGGCAGCTTCGAGTAGGCAGGAAGGATGAAGAAGGGTTGATtgacaggcagagaggaaagcgagggagagaaagtgggagaaaGGGCTTCCCACCGTCAGGACAGGTTGGGGAAGACCTAGGGTTCGGCTCACAGTAGGTGCTGGCTTTCTGGCTAGATTGTTCATGCTGGCCATCTCACAGCTGGGACACTTCCATCCCCTCAACTACGGGTAGGCAAATGTTTGGAGAAAGGGGAGGTTCTCCAGGGCAGACAAGGCTAGACTTGTTCCTCCCAATGGCTTCAGTGGACGGATCTTTGCTGCAAAGCTCCAAGAAAAAGTGTGGATTCCCAGTGTCTTCAAACCACAACTTCCCTCAGTGGCTGCTGCGGCAGAGTCCTGCAATGACCTTGGAGGTCCCCTCTGCCTCTATGAACTGCCCCTCACCCCCTcccatgcgcgcgcacacacacacacacacacacacacacacacacaccctctctgaACTGGCGCAATCACGGCCATCTGAGAAACACTGTGGCTTTACACACATCAGGGTCCTAATCTCCGAACCCTCTCCAGACCCAACAGGCGCACTGCACAGGAGAGCACAGCCTGGGCAAGGGCAGGCCACACAGCACTGACTTGGGCCACTCAGCTCAACCCTGAGGCAGCTGACAGATTCTTCTGCTAGGGTACAGAAATGGGGCCACACGCTCCCCACATTACACGGCCAGAGGAGACATCGGAAAGGAAGCCTGTTGGCCGGCGAAGGCGGGAGGGGACCCTGGGAGGGGAGGGTTGGATTTGCCCCAGACTTCTCCCGGGAACACAGGCCAACGCGAAGGGTGTTGAGagcttccttccccctcccccactgttgGCTCCAGCCTTTCTCCAGCCTGAGCTCTGCAGCAATTTCTTGTCACTGCTGAACAATAGGCCTTGCTGGCAGCTGGCAGCTTGGCCCTgcctgggaggtgggggaggtctGGAGAGCTACGGGGCTGAGACAGTCAGCCTGCTTCAGAGAGGGTTTCCAGCTCCGGGGACAATGTCACCATGTGTTGCCCTGTCCTGTCATGCACATGACATGCCATCCCAGATGCCTTGAAGGCTGGCAGCTCAGGGCATTCAGCTTTGGCAAATCCTTGAGGCCTACAGCCCAAGCCAGAGATATTCAGTCATTCAGTCTCCTCTTGCCCCCACAGGACAGTGGCTAACCTGAAGTCCCACAACCAGGGCAGGAGAGCCTTTGAGCACCTGGAGTGTTCAGCCCTGAAAAGCTCTGCCCCGCCTCCACTCCCTCCTGCTCCTTAAGGCAGTGATGAAGGTagtcaggacacacacacacacacacacaggaccgGAGTTCCCAGGCCTTCAGGCTGAAGCCAGGGTGTGCTGTGCTAAAGAGATCTCAAGATTGACAGAAACTACAGTGTGAACAACTCAGGAGGCCGAGAGAGGAGAGCTGCCGTGTGGtcatctgagaccagcctgggtgacaACTGCTTCAGTGcacaccaataaaagcaaacagaaacttGTTCAGGGCCAGAGGGCAAGAGATGAGCAGGCTGGGGAAGGTGACAAAGGGGCACAATTGGTACAAACTCAGGTATTCTGCTATGAACCAGGCTGGCGCATCCCTCAGAGACCAGCCAGTGCCacttcccttttctgtcctcaCAACTGACATCAGGCTTCTTTGAACAGAAGACCTACTCCCAGACCCCTTACAGGTCTAGAGCTTTCTGATAATGTCTCCTCCTGTGTGGCTTCCTTGACTGCTGTCCGCTCTGGTCCCTCCTCCCCAGCTCTTGGTGCACTGGGGTGTGGAGGCACACGTCCTTCCCCAAAGCCCCAAGCCTGGCTTGCCTATGGCGGACGCTATCTTAAGGACTATGTAGCTGTAAATGTCAGCGTTAGAGAATGTTTTTCTGTAAAGGTCCGAATGGTAACTCTTTTGAACTAGGAAAGTCAACTTAACTGCACCTGCTCAGCTGTGCCACGGAGGCAGACACCGGAGGTGACACAGCTAAGCAAGCATGACCAAGATCTAGGACTTTACCACTTATTAAAACAAGCAGGGGGTGTGGCATGCCGAACCAGGGAGAAGAGGAACACCCCTGGGGTTCTGCTCGTCAGAACTGCAGTGTTGCAGAGAAAACCACTTGCAGCGAGTCTAAAGCCAGGGCAGGATTTGCCAGGGGACTTCACCATGTCCAGGGCCCTGCAGGAACTCAGGAGACTGGCTCTTACGATGGGGATGCCTAGACGGATTCGTGGACATGCTcttgaggttggccttgaagtgAGGATGTTTCGCCCAGGAGAACAGAAGCAAGGGCACAAAGGCAGGGTGCTGGTGTGTGCCAGAGATGGGGCCGTGCAGGTGATGAGCAGGGACCTGGAACAAGCAGGGGTGATGCTAGGTGCTGGCCTTCTCTTTCTGTGGAGGAGTGGACAGCCATTCCTCACCCAAGTCTTgtgcaccctctctctctctctctctctctctctctctctctctctctctctctctcgataagGTCTCCTGAATCCAAGGTGGAAGGCAAACCTTAAGCTTATCATCCTGCTGccacttcctgggtgctggggacagaactcaggactTCCCTGAGGGACACGGTGCTCTGTGGAGAACAGCTCCGTTTCCAGCCCACCCACCTCCTGCCTTCCATATCTCAAAGCTGATTTAACGGAGCACAGATTTTCCAGGTCTCTCATACCCACCTGCGCTGTCTCACCGGTTAGCAGTGGCCCAGCCGTCAACGCGTGCCTGGACATCCCCACCCCAACTAGCCCCCCGAGACTGGCATTAAAACATGTTACCAAAATCACCAGGACAGGAAGACCAGTGACACACGGACACCGGCAGTAGGGGAAGATGACAGAGGGTATGTATGGGTCAGAGAGGCAGCGACGGGAAGGTGTCAGAGGGGACAAAGAGGCTGGAACTGAGGGGACCCCGAGAGGGCCAAGTGGCCTACTGGAGGAGACGAGGCCAACAGGGAGAGACACTCTGCACCTCAGGTAGATGGTGAAGCCCAACAGCTGGAAGGGGCAGGGGCTGGTCACAGATTTTCAAGTCCTGAGCAAAGGTGGGAGACAGCTCAGGTTACAGACAAGGCAAAGGCTCTGGGCAAAACCCATGTCTGGAGAGGGCTGCgtcaggaaggagaaggaagttaGGGGGGTCTTGGGAAGCCAGGACAGGTCTCAGCAGGACAGGACGAGCACGGTGAGAGCACCCGGGGGCTGCACCTCAGTGGGACCAAAGAGTCACGACACGGTCAGAAGAAAACACAACACAAGTCTCATTCTTTAactgtttattgtataatataaaACTACAAAAGACCGCTCATGTCCATGTACACTTAATCTGTCCAACTGTTCAGAATACAGCCTGAATGAACCTACATTGAACACAGCCCTCTGGGTTCTGATGTGACATCTGTAATATTGCATAGAAAAGGCACAGCTCTCAGGTCTGTGGGGGAAAGGTCACACCGACTTTCGACAAAAAGCCCTCCTCGAAATCCACGTCCCCAACAGGTCCCTATGTACACGTTCCACACGTCAGTTGTACATACGGACTGCTTTTCCCTCCCAAATTCCCCAAGAGAAGTCCAAAAATTGTATTGGCTTTGTCTGCAAGAGCATTTGACCCTGGCTAATCTTCAAGACCCATGTAGACTCATTCTTGGAAGCACTGGAAACAATCGCACACAGGCAGACGCACACCCCGCCAGCATCCCGGGGCGGGGTCCACACCAGAATTAACCGCTTACAGCTAGGACAAATCAAATATGCTCTTCTCTCTTTGCTATTGTCAGAAATGTATAAAGGTCCAATTTGTAAGAGCAAGGTTTCAAAATTAAGACAATTCACACAAAGTAGAGGAACAATTGCCGCATAAGCAGTCTCTCTTTTATGTCTGTCATTTAAGAAGGCTGCCCTTGCGGTATTCATAATTCATTGTTTACCACAAAGGTGGTTAATAAATTTAAGCTTTAAAAATGATCCGTAAGTTGATACTTTGGCTCTTTGGAGCTTACTTCGTTAAGAAATTTTCCTTGATTGACCTCAGGACGGTTGGGGCACTTCAAGGGGCTATGGCGATAAAAAGCCCAGTTGCTGAGGACACTCGAGCGGTGTGGGAGGTTGTGGCCACTCCTCACCCTTTGGTATGAAGGTGGGTGCCTGTGTGTTGCCCCTTCTGTCGTAAGTCAAAGTGCTactaagaaaactttaaaaaattaccaaCCCTTTTATGCTcgattttcttaaaaatttagagGTATTAAAACATCCCCCGCCCACAgcttttgcatattttaaatcGACCCACACTGGACCAGATGGGTGAAAATGAGTGTCGACCGTGTATCTGATGCAAAGACAGGGTGGGGGCCGCCTCGGCTCCCCCTTTAACACAGACTTACATTCCTACGAGAAATACATTCCTACCATACATTCTGCACCATACCAGCCAGCTGTTGTTAGAGCGCCACagtcaaataaatatatttacaaaggaaaacagaggaaTAAATAAGTTATGGGGAAGCCACCACTCTATGTCTCTCGGGAGTCTGCTCCCGCCTTGCCACGCCATTGCACATCACAGCCGTCAATAACAGCCTCTCGGGCCCTGGCACCCCAGGCCGTCTGCCCGCCTCTGGGTGCCACAAGACTGTCTTTGTGAAGGTGAGCCGCTGCTGCCAGGAAGCATCTGGAAGCATATCCCACACTCAAATTGGGACTTGATCTCACTCTGACTCCACCTCTTCCCTGTTGGGACATCACTTAATATAAATAGGACACAAAGTCAGTCTTAACTCTTGATGGGCTTGCTCGGGTTTCCCAGGCACAACTGGAGAATACGCGCGTGCCCGCTGCTGCTGGGGAAGGTGTTGTGATGGTGAAGAACTGGGGTCGGAGAACTGAGTCTGGGCGGACACGTCTCTGTGCTTATCTGAACTGTTGCCCAACATAAGGGATCGTTTAAACACGCAATTTGCTGATCCAACAAAAGTACAGTTGTTCTAAGTTACTGTAAATCAGTTTTTGACAATGGCAATCAACTGCTTTGTGCCATTCTTGTTGGGAAGAATCAACACATGTATAAGCACATGTATGGAGATGTGTGTGGCATGTGGCCAGTTCATAGGATCCTCCAGTTCTAAAACACAGAGGATGGGATGGGTAGACCTGCTTTCTTCCAGGAAGAAAAGTTCTTCAAGTGGACAGGCACAATGACACTTGGAAGCATCAACAACCCTCACCTTCTCATATGGTCCCTGGTCCTGCATCagaggaaacacatgtgtgatggTGAGAGGCCCGTGTGGAAGGTGCCCGCAGGAGGACAGGTGCAGCGCGATGGGCTGTCCTCGCCGCTCTACAGAGCTGGGAAGCAGCCCTTCAAACACACGCACACGGGAAAGGGTAGATTAGAATGTAAAAAAGTATTAATCACACCATACACAAATCTTCTGCCTGGATGAGCAGTCCTTCATCACAAACACATTTGCTTGCCATgtgcattataaaaataaaactatctaTGGCTTGTTTAAAGTGCCATTTACAAACTTATCTTTTTAAGTGGCCAGAGACCCAATTTTATCCATGGCAAGAAGTGAGCAGAACTGGTGACcgacaacaatgacaacaaaaacaaaaacaaaatcccataatttaaaaattttaaataaatatagaagtTATTCCTAAAGAAGCCATCTGCATAACAATACAGGTTGTAAGCTGCACTCCACAGCTGAAGTACCACTGTGAGAAAGGAAGGCaaacagaaaggagggagggcGGCAGACAAATGGGCATGATACACGGACAAGCACTACAACTGGGGATCACTGGATATAGCGAGCCGCTTTGGGGGTCAGGAGATGGGAGGGCCAGAAACACGCACAGAAATTCCCGTTGTGTATTTGGATATAACAGCTTTGTAAAGTGTGGTTAAATCAGCAGTTAATTAAAGAAAGCAACCAGATTGGACACCAGGATGTAAGGTGGCGGATTGTGGCTCTGGTCACAGATGTTGAGAGAGTGCATCCCGGACGGCTGAGGTGAGCGGAGCTCACTGTGGTGATCACGAAGATGCCATCTGCAGCTCTTAGCAACAGAGGGAACAAAGCTCCACCAGGGAAGGGACGCTGGGAAAGGCAGTTCAGCAACATGATGGATGCCTTCCGGGGAGAATTTCTTCTTTAGGAGCCCTAGCACTGAAGTAGGGCTCAGCTCCATGAAGAGGTCAGTTGCTTGTTGTAAAACTGTTATGTAAAATTGTGGTCTCATCATAAAAGCTATGCCCAAGGGGTAAGACTGGGGtttgcattttataaaattcaaataaaaacaattaaaagagcAAACTTGGCATAAATACAGTCTTTCTCCTACTCCCCcatccttgagacagggttctcactGTAGAGctctggctgggctggaactcacagaaatccacctgtccctgcctcccagtgctggaattaaaggggtgcgccaccacacccggccGTGAGTACACTCTTACACAAGATGCTATAGCCTCTGCTCAGAAGAGGGAGCTAAGGAGACCATCACATCAACCCAGGATCCGCAGCCATCTCCCCCACAATGGCTTAACGCAAGTTTGATGAGCAGACAGGGCTCTGGCTTTGGAAGTCACAGTACTGGCGGGTGATCGTGCCAAGGGCTGGTGATTGTGAAATttgggtgtcagatcacctggccCTTTATTAAAGcgctgtgtgtgtttgcatttgggGACATCAACTGCAGATTGATTTGATCCAATTTTCTCTTGcaccatacacatataaaacattaCGACTCTATAAAAGTACAAGTGCAACTTGTACAGCTTACGTTTGCAGGAACTACGTGAGCAAATCCTATCAAAATAGCTATCTCATATGTATAAACAGCATTTGTTCTTAGAAAAACAATATCATAAACTGCAGAATctgtacaaaaatataaaataaatttgggcAGCAGTTTTCTAAACAGCCATGTAAATGCAACACTTATGAGTAGTTAATGCCTCTAAAAAGGCGGAATTGCCAAGTCAACTTATTCAGGGCAAAACGCCAGGAAAGGTACTGAGATTATCCaaataatatagatatatattttttttttacctcttgcaataaaacttatagaaaaaatagacaaatatgcACACGCAATTTACAGCTTTTCCAACGCAATCCTTGTGCTTCATTTGAACTGCTCATGTTCACCTTTCAACATTAGCAACACAGTCTTCAAACGTCTTCTCTCCTAGGCCAGGGCAGCGGGTCTCTGAGGAGCCCACGCAGAGAGTGTATTAAAAGTGGTCATACTCGAATGAAGGCACTCCAACTCTGCTCAAAGAAAATACTAGTGTGATCCGTTTGTGaaggtttctttttctctgaaaaagGCAAGCAAGGGTACATGCACAGTGCGGAGAAACTGTCAGGGCGGAGGGGACGCTTGCAGGGCCTGGCTAGGCACAGTCTTAGGACCCAACAAGAACCTCCATGATGTGGTCTAGCTCTGTGAGATCCATTTTGAAAGGCTGACTTGGGGCGACAGGCTGACTGCTGTAGGGGGCCAGGGTCTTGAGGAGGTCGTCAGCTGACACCGGGGCCATTTTGGAGGATGTCCCTGATGTGGATGTGCAGGGGTCGAAATCGTACATGGATGTGTCAATGTCAGCAAACAAGATGTCGTCCAGGGTCAAGTCTGTCAGGAAACCTGTGGAAGTGGTGATTTCAAAATTCCCAGGCAGCGAGTCCATGAATCGTGAGTCATCCGGGCGGCCTTCCTGCGGCCCATCAGGCTTCTGGACGCCGGACTCACTGGAGGTTCCTTTCGGGCTGTGGGCTGCCGACGTCACGACGGCCTCTGTGGAGGTAGATGTGGGACAGAGCTCCTCAATCTCGTCCAGGGCGGAAGAGAAGCTGTCCTTTTCTGGCGggagggctggaggagagagTCTGGGAGGAGCCGTGGGCGGCACAGCCGGCAAAGTGCAAAAAGTGTCGTCGTCCTCTAGCAGGGAGGCAGGGGTGAGGCAGGCCTCCAGGGGTGCAGTGCTTCCTGGGTCACAGGGGTGAGCGGGAGGCGCGGCCGGGTGCGTGAAGGCAGGTGGGGCCTCCCTGCAGCTGTCACCCAGCGAGTCGCTGGGCTGGGAAGTGGGGGTGAACGCAGGCCTCAGGCTGccttcctgcttgagttcctcctGGATCCGCCTCAACATGTTGTTAATTAAGACAGTCTTCTGCAAGCTGGGCTCTGTCAGGGGCCTGTGGTTGTACAGTTTCATAAGGGAAATGTTGAAGACAGTCTGACGCTGTAAGGTGTAGGACGCCCTGGATGGACCGTCGGAGGGGGACACGATTTTGCCTTCCAGCCCATCTTCATGGTCATCAAACTTCCGCTTCCCTCCTTTACCCAACATATATctacaaaggagaaagacaggaaaCAGCGTGAGTCACATGAAGGCTAATTTCCACCGTGAGAAAAGACGCCAGCTTAGAGGTTAGGACCCGGCTGCGCAGGCTCCTGCCCGGAGTACTCAGAGCAGGTGGACTCACGGGGAAGACCCTGTAGACGGAGAAGTAGGACATCCACCCTTGTCCGCCTGCAGAGCAATTTCTACCACTAGGTAATCCTGGCCAACGTTCTGTGTGAGTAATGTGTACAACACGATGCAGAGAAGTTAGGGGTTACCATGGAAACCATGGTTTTGACTTTCTCAGCTCGTGTGCTTGCATTCGCATGCCCAACATTATCACACAGGTTCAACCTCCCTCCcccaaatgcatttatttttaaagctcagGAACATACAACGCACAACCTCAACAGACAGAGGTGTTAGAAATCACAGCTTGAACACAACTCCAACAACTGAAAGCAtcaagggagagaaggaagagcacATACAGTTTTGGTAGAACCGTGTGTGCTTTCAAAATGCTTCTCCTTCCTCATTATACACAGAGCCTTCCTGCCTGTCGGGGGACACGTGGTGAAGCTAAGTGACCACAGAGACTGAGCGGCCGCTGCCTTTCATTCTAGAGTAAGTGGAATGCATGTTTCCCAACCCGGGTTTCTGCCTGGCTCTGTCTGACAGCACACAGTTGGGGATGAACATTACTGCTTTCTTTGCTTTGAAGCCATCTGCTTTGACTGTGAGCCCTGCTCCTTGGGTACCGGAGACCTGTCATAACCAAACACCTACCGTGACGACAGAGACCTGGGTGTCTGAACGAGGTAAGGTTTTTATATCCTAGACCTTGAGAATCCGCTGAAGGTTACAGTGAGGTCCCGTTCTGAATACTGCTGCCTAGCTGGCGGTCACTATTGCAATAGCCCTTCCTAGTCCCCCGCCACCCTGCCACCCCGACACCCCTTTCAGAACTGCTGTGGACACAAGTTCTCAGGACCAGCCCTTGCCCCACAATCCTtactgtcttgtttttgtttaacattttgaaGCAGACTTTCAATACAAATCCTTGTGCCTCAGCCTACCAGGCCCTGGGTTTCTGTCTACTCACCACGGTACCCAGCCCAACCTGGCTTCCTAACCACTTCTCAGAGTAGGAGGCGTGGTTTCACTAAGCTGGGCACACTGCTCACTGCTCTGAGGCACTCAGCCTTGGAGCCAGCGAACCCTCTCCTCAGGCGCTTGGCAGCTACTTCGTTTTCCGCCAGCTCTTCCATCCCTTCTTCACTCCTTCTCTAAGACAAACTCCACTGCTGTGGTCTCCCAGGTGGGAGGAGTCACGaacttcctcctctgtctcacaAGTCTTTTGAATTTCAAGTCTGGTCCCCAAAGGAAAGGCTAGCAGAAGGAAGACACCCCCAGACATCCTGGAGGCCAGGGAGCCTGGCACATGACCCCATGGAGGATGTCTGACTCCTGGAGGGAGAGCTAACACAGCTGCAGCCTGTCCATGCCGACACCGCTCTGAGATCTGTCGCTGCTTCTAAAGAATGTGGAATTACTTGATGAAACCGCTTCCCTCATTTCGTAAGCATTAACAAAGATGGGTATCAATCAATCATTAGGACCAAAAAAACAGACCAAAGACAGCAATCATTGCAACTGTTCGGTGAGACAAGGAGGGTCTGATAAAAAATGGCTGGCTTATCCCACCTCTCCCAGATTCCTACCTCTAGTGAGTCTACTGCCTGTCTTCCTTGCATGGGAGTATCTGTACTCATTCAGAGAAGAGATAGCCTACATCACTCTGCAAAACAATGCATCAGAGCCGCCACCAGACAACTGGATTTTGAAGTAATTGTATTCACATTTATATGTGTATCTGCTTACAATTAAAGCATTTAatactctcagaaaaaaaatgttcctttgACTAAACAGCTTTGGAAATGCATTTAATTTGGACACGGCGCTATCTGATCTGTTAGTTATCCTGTGATCAGGCCACTTAAATGTGCAAGTGcacaaatatgtacaccacaccccAGACCAGCATTTCTCAAACTACTGTTCATAGGTTGGGCTAGCCTGTGAACTGGTACCCATTCAGATGACGTAAGCAGAGGCACTGTATTACTTGGAGAGAGGCTAGCCTGTGAGCTGGCACCCATTCAGATGACATAAGCAAAGGCACTGTATTAGGGAGGCTTATAGCAAATTACAAAGTGGCTGTTGGGTCTGCAAATCTACCCTACAACGCAAGCTTttacaagctttttttttcttcattttccttttacttcacttttcaaataattgtttttatgcTTTACTGAAACTCACAAATGACTGGGAAGGGATGGGGCTATCAAGATGGTCCGTCAGCACGGAAGTTTGAGAAACACTAAAATACAGTCAAGACCAAACCAGAAACTCACTGCCATTCGGCACTTTTACTGATCTTCTCCGGTAAAGATGACCTTTGGATAACAGCATGTAGACATCCAATCGTTAACATAAACTGAGCACAGGCCTGCGACCAGAATACAACAGTATCGCCTATAGTTTttgctccttcccttcctccctcctttatcTCCCTCCCTGTATTTTTTAGATGAGATGTCTGCCAACCAAAATGATCGAAACTTTTAGACTTAAGCAATCTGCGTCTTAGTCTCCTGTCTCTCGGTTACAGACACACAGAACACAGTACTTTTTCAACAACACACTTCTTTATAAAGGTCTACGCCTTTGATCTCTGACTCAGTGAGTCAGAGCAGGTAGATCTgttgaggtccaggccagccagccagggctcCTCAGTGAGaccctggtttttttttctgttcatctgtttgttcagagtgtatgcatgtgtgcacatctgtggggGTCGGGGATGGTTGCTGGAGttagttctgtccttccaccacgGCTCACGCAGAGATTAAGGCTCTCAGTACACACTCCTcaatgagccatcttgctggcctacTAATACATTTCTTTAGAAATAATTGCCACTTCTACAGAAGTCACAcctacaggctggagagatgactcagggttaagagcacttgttattgTTGAGACCCAGGGTTCAGGTCCTAGCACTTCCATGGTGACACACAGCCATCTCTAACTAGTTCCAGGGGGCCTGATGCCTACCTCTGACctcatgccctcttttgacctccaagggcaccaccAGGCACACAaattgtgcatatatacacatgcaggcaagacactcacacataaaaagtaagataaatctaaaacaaacaaaagaaaacccacacccagGCGTGTGATGCTGCAGGCATTTAGCAGAATTCCCACAGCTGAACGGCATCTGTGGAGATGTTTTCAGTGTGAGAAGCAGTTAACTTCCAATTAGAGTGAGCATCTGGCTGGAGCTGCATGCTAACCCTGGTG is a genomic window containing:
- the Sertad2 gene encoding SERTA domain-containing protein 2, giving the protein MLGKGGKRKFDDHEDGLEGKIVSPSDGPSRASYTLQRQTVFNISLMKLYNHRPLTEPSLQKTVLINNMLRRIQEELKQEGSLRPAFTPTSQPSDSLGDSCREAPPAFTHPAAPPAHPCDPGSTAPLEACLTPASLLEDDDTFCTLPAVPPTAPPRLSPPALPPEKDSFSSALDEIEELCPTSTSTEAVVTSAAHSPKGTSSESGVQKPDGPQEGRPDDSRFMDSLPGNFEITTSTGFLTDLTLDDILFADIDTSMYDFDPCTSTSGTSSKMAPVSADDLLKTLAPYSSQPVAPSQPFKMDLTELDHIMEVLVGS